The DNA window CACGCCATCTTCCGTTTGTATCAGCGCGCGCAGGCCGGCCTTCTCCGCTGGTGTTCCGGGCAACACCTCCAACACCACGACGCCCGCGATGCGGAAGCGGCGCTCCAGGCGCTGCAGCGGGTCGATTCGAATGCCGAACCCGGCCTGGTCGACCCGGCCTTTGCTGACGAGCTCCGGCACGATGCGCCGGACGGTCTCGACGGGCACCGCAAAACCGATGCCTGCCCAAGCCCCGCTCTTGGAGAAGATCATGGTGTTCATGCCGATCAGGTGCCCACGGCTGTCGAGCAATGGGCCGCCGGAGTTACCGGGATTGATCGCGGCGTCCGTCTGGATCATGTCGCGAATGCTCACGCCTCCCACACCATCGACGGAGCGACCGAGCGCGCTGATGATGCCGGTCGTGAGGGTGTGGTCGAGCCCGAAGGGGTTGCCAATGGCGATGACCTTTTGCCCGACCTCCAGCTTCATGCCGGCGGGAGGCAGGTCGACGGGCCTCAGGGCGTCGCTCGGTGCGTCGATCTTCAGCACCGCTATGTCCTTGCGCGGCTCCGTCCCGACCACCTTTGCCGGGTAGACCTTCTGGTTCTGCAGCGTGACGGTCAGGCTGCGGGCCCCCTGAACGACGTGGAAATTGGTGACGACGTGGCCCTTGTCGTCCCAGATGAAGCCCGTGCCCGCGCCGGAGGGTACCTCCATGGCCTTGCCTTGCAGCCAGTCGACGACGACCTGCTTCTGCGTGACGAACACCGCGCTCGACGCCACGCGATGAAACACCTCGATGGTGTTCTTTTCGTCCTCGGTCTTCAGGTCCTTGGACAGCGGCGGCGTCGACGGCACCGCGGTCGCCGACGCGCTGGGTGGAGGAGCGCTGGTGGCCGGGCGCGGCGGCCCCGGCGTCGGCGCAGTAGGCGGGTGGCAAGCCGAAAAGAGTGCGCCGAGCGTGAGGACCGCCCCGAGAAGGTCGAGCGGGAGACAGCGCGCCAACACCCTGCTCACTCCTTCTCGACGGGCGTCCCGCCTGCGCCGCTCGGCATGGGGTTCTGTTCCTTCTCGAGGTAACGGAAGATCGTCCGCGGATCCACCCCGAGGTCTCGCGCGGTCTGGGTGCGATTGCCGTTGTTGCGTTCGAGGACTTCGAGCACGTAGCGGCGTTGAAACTCTTCCTTGGCCTTCTCGAGCGGCACGATGGATTCCATCGCCTCGGGACCGAGGTCCATGTCCTCGGGACCGAGCAACGACTTGTCGCACATCACCAGCGCCTTCTTGATGCGGTTCTCCAGCTGCCGGATGTTGCCCGGCCAGGTGTAGCGTTTGACGGCGGCCAGCGCCTGGGGAGAGAACCCGCGCACCCCGCTCCCGAGCTCGTCCGCGTACTTGCTGAGCAGAGCCTTGGCGATGATGAAGATGTCGTCGGCGCGCTCCCGCAGCGGCGGCAGCCAGATGTTGACCACGTTCAAGCGGTAGTAGAGGTCTTCTCGGAACTCACCGGTCTTGATCATGTCCTCCAACGTGCGGTTCGTCGCCGCGATGATGCGGATGTCGCATTTCTCTGCCCGACTGTCGCCGACGCGAAACACTACCCGCTCCTGAATCGCTCGCAGCAGCTTCACCTGAAGCTGGAGAGGGAGCTCGCCGACCTCGTCGAGGAACAGTGTGCCCCCGTCGGCCTGCTGGAATTTTCCGGGGCGGCTGGCGATGGCGCCGGTGAAGGCTCCCTTCACGTGGCCGAACATCTCACTCTCCATCAGGTTCTCGGGGATCGCCCCGCAGTTGACCGTGATGAAGGGCCCCTTTTCACGATTGCTCCGCCGGTGAAGCTCCCGGGCGATCAGCTCTTTGCCCGTACCCGTCTCACCCGTGATCATCACACTGATGTCGGTACCCGCGACCTTCTGCAGCTTGCGGAACACCTCGAGCATGCTGGGGCAGCTGCCGATGATCTCTCCGAAGCGTTTGTCGTGCAGCTCGGTCTTGAGCTTCTCTTTGTCCGCGCGCAGCGCGCTGACGAGCATCGCATTCTGCAAGATCAGCGACGCTTGGGCGCCGAAGATGTTCAAAAGATCGAGCTCTCGTCGATCGAACAAGTGCTTGATTTCGTTGTTGCCAAC is part of the Myxococcales bacterium genome and encodes:
- a CDS encoding trypsin-like peptidase domain-containing protein produces the protein MLARCLPLDLLGAVLTLGALFSACHPPTAPTPGPPRPATSAPPPSASATAVPSTPPLSKDLKTEDEKNTIEVFHRVASSAVFVTQKQVVVDWLQGKAMEVPSGAGTGFIWDDKGHVVTNFHVVQGARSLTVTLQNQKVYPAKVVGTEPRKDIAVLKIDAPSDALRPVDLPPAGMKLEVGQKVIAIGNPFGLDHTLTTGIISALGRSVDGVGGVSIRDMIQTDAAINPGNSGGPLLDSRGHLIGMNTMIFSKSGAWAGIGFAVPVETVRRIVPELVSKGRVDQAGFGIRIDPLQRLERRFRIAGVVVLEVLPGTPAEKAGLRALIQTEDGVTLGDVIIKVADQRVKTYDDLYQVLDGKKAGEKVKVTVARGNDEVDLLLELTLVQ
- a CDS encoding sigma 54-interacting transcriptional regulator, with amino-acid sequence MALVRYYPSDGAPVLTPLHKPVTTLGRALDNDVRVPDASAAEHHAQIVFDGRDFQLEEVDRTAEILINGKKKRRARLVNGDRLTLGRAQLGFSMFSEPIAAEREQPTDSRSPANELMGLTRLQSFSERLMSSSSVDELLETLLDDIIELTGASRGVVLLVDPGEGDERQPRVRASRNVQREAIQDPSGAISDSIVRQVIETKRPVIVSDALTDTTFSKSESVIALKLSSVMCVPLSAQGEVIGALYVGNNEIKHLFDRRELDLLNIFGAQASLILQNAMLVSALRADKEKLKTELHDKRFGEIIGSCPSMLEVFRKLQKVAGTDISVMITGETGTGKELIARELHRRSNREKGPFITVNCGAIPENLMESEMFGHVKGAFTGAIASRPGKFQQADGGTLFLDEVGELPLQLQVKLLRAIQERVVFRVGDSRAEKCDIRIIAATNRTLEDMIKTGEFREDLYYRLNVVNIWLPPLRERADDIFIIAKALLSKYADELGSGVRGFSPQALAAVKRYTWPGNIRQLENRIKKALVMCDKSLLGPEDMDLGPEAMESIVPLEKAKEEFQRRYVLEVLERNNGNRTQTARDLGVDPRTIFRYLEKEQNPMPSGAGGTPVEKE